One Spiribacter halobius DNA segment encodes these proteins:
- a CDS encoding succinate dehydrogenase, translating to MSARTEARLWLAQRVSAALLAVLVLVHLATIVHAVQGGLSAAEILGRTRGSELWLLFYGAFVVSAAIHAPIGMRNVLAEHLGWRGPSLDIALLALAGVLLALGGRAVWGVYA from the coding sequence GTGAGCGCCCGCACCGAGGCCCGGCTCTGGCTCGCCCAGCGGGTCTCCGCAGCGCTGCTCGCCGTGCTGGTGCTGGTCCACCTGGCGACCATCGTCCATGCGGTGCAGGGCGGGCTCAGTGCGGCCGAAATCCTCGGGCGCACCCGCGGCAGCGAGCTCTGGCTGCTGTTCTACGGCGCCTTCGTGGTGTCCGCGGCGATCCACGCCCCGATTGGGATGCGCAACGTGCTCGCAGAGCATCTCGGCTGGCGCGGCCCGTCGCTGGATATCGCCCTGCTCGCCCTCGCCGGCGTCCTGCTGGCGCTCGGTGGCCGGGCGGTGTGGGGGGTCTACGCATGA
- a CDS encoding succinate dehydrogenase/fumarate reductase iron-sulfur subunit: MSGTLQVAVWRGGDDGAFQTFQVPRRANQTVLDVVSHIQRELDPTLAYRYACRVGMCGSCAMTVNGRARWTCRTHVDKVIDGDRLEVAPLENLPVVKDLACDMTVFFEKMVQARGYFRGNRDRHDDFARVAPGSAPRIEADEAIECIGCGVCYASCDVVRWNPDYLGPAALNRAWTLVQDARDELGAERLAAVAGDAGCHACHTQMSCTERCPKHLSPTRSIAGLKRATARAALKGEL, encoded by the coding sequence ATGAGCGGAACATTGCAGGTGGCTGTCTGGCGCGGCGGCGACGATGGCGCCTTCCAGACCTTTCAGGTGCCCCGCCGCGCCAATCAGACGGTGCTGGACGTGGTCAGCCATATTCAGCGCGAGCTCGATCCGACCCTGGCCTATCGCTATGCCTGCCGCGTCGGCATGTGTGGTTCCTGTGCCATGACGGTCAACGGTCGGGCTCGCTGGACCTGTCGAACCCACGTCGACAAGGTGATCGACGGTGACCGCCTGGAGGTGGCACCGCTGGAGAATCTGCCCGTCGTCAAGGACCTCGCCTGCGACATGACGGTGTTCTTCGAGAAGATGGTGCAGGCGCGTGGCTACTTCCGCGGTAACCGCGACCGCCACGACGACTTCGCCCGCGTCGCCCCCGGCTCCGCGCCACGAATCGAGGCTGACGAAGCCATCGAGTGCATCGGCTGCGGCGTCTGTTACGCCTCCTGCGACGTGGTGCGATGGAATCCCGACTATCTCGGCCCCGCTGCGCTCAACCGCGCCTGGACACTGGTGCAGGACGCGCGCGACGAGCTCGGCGCAGAGCGGCTGGCCGCCGTGGCGGGCGACGCCGGCTGCCACGCTTGCCACACCCAGATGAGCTGCACCGAGCGCTGCCCGAAACACCTCAGCCCCACGCGTTCCATCGCCGGGCTGAAGCGCGCTACCGCCCGCGCTGCACTCAAGGGGGAGCTGTGA
- a CDS encoding tripartite tricarboxylate transporter TctB family protein, producing MSARTVNTDIIAGLLGVGVWALFWFARGDWTALTATWPNAVLVFILIASLGLLLKALLRPERRDLLAEGDNFRKLVIVAGLIAWAIGIRFLGFVVTSVVVFLFLWWFIGRAVARSETEAPSATAPGPSWLQGLRALAVTLIIVLAFYWIFRQVLYVPLPSGVLI from the coding sequence ATGTCCGCGCGTACCGTCAACACCGACATTATCGCCGGGCTGCTCGGGGTGGGTGTCTGGGCGCTGTTCTGGTTCGCCCGCGGCGACTGGACAGCGCTGACCGCGACCTGGCCCAACGCGGTACTGGTGTTCATCCTGATCGCCTCGCTGGGGCTGCTCCTGAAGGCGTTACTGCGCCCGGAACGGCGGGATCTGCTCGCGGAAGGCGACAATTTCCGCAAGCTGGTCATCGTGGCGGGGCTGATCGCCTGGGCCATCGGCATCCGATTCCTGGGGTTCGTCGTCACCAGCGTCGTGGTGTTTCTCTTTCTGTGGTGGTTCATCGGCCGCGCAGTGGCCCGGTCGGAGACCGAGGCGCCCTCGGCGACGGCGCCTGGCCCGTCATGGTTGCAAGGCCTGCGCGCGCTGGCGGTGACGCTGATCATCGTGCTCGCGTTCTACTGGATCTTCCGCCAGGTGCTCTATGTCCCGCTGCCATCAGGAGTACTGATCTGA
- the argH gene encoding argininosuccinate lyase: MADNDGRISRERLEAPPGPIYTETILKPSYDFMLEHYFEGLLEANKAWTVMLAETGTIPEATAGSLLRAVVALEREGRAGMGEFNPAYEYFYSTMEHYLTEQVGEAVSGEINIGRTRPEPLARMAIRDRLDRLLEHVVELQSRLLELAERERDTVMPMGTHMQHGQVATVGHYLLGVVNQLQRDGTRLLAAYHTVNHCTLGCGALAGSSYPIDRERVAELLGFEGIVENTNDCVGTGDYALETAAAVANLMIGVSRLCQDLYTWHTQEFAYLVIGDDYSGSSSLMPQKKNPYPFEYIRSQAAHAVGQMTGLFTTLHNTNFQDIKDVEEGLPPVSFQQLDESIQSVRLLAGVLTTAEFDAQAMRREAAKHFATATELASVIHRATEHSYRTAHRIVGHLVLLALKQGLTADQVDLELVQQASRDVTGAPIAIDEAAVRGALDPEAFVQAHTVRGGPAPEPMREGLSSARAAVRELAEQKQALRQRRIGAADRLAERVKALAG, translated from the coding sequence ATGGCCGACAACGACGGCAGGATCTCGCGAGAACGGCTGGAAGCGCCCCCCGGGCCGATCTACACCGAGACCATCCTGAAGCCGAGCTACGACTTCATGCTCGAGCACTACTTCGAGGGGCTGCTCGAGGCGAACAAGGCGTGGACGGTGATGCTCGCCGAGACGGGCACCATACCCGAAGCCACCGCGGGAAGCCTGCTGCGCGCGGTGGTCGCCCTCGAGCGCGAGGGCCGGGCCGGCATGGGGGAATTCAATCCCGCCTACGAGTACTTCTACTCCACCATGGAGCACTACCTCACCGAACAGGTGGGTGAGGCCGTTTCCGGGGAGATCAATATCGGTCGCACACGGCCGGAGCCGCTGGCGCGGATGGCCATCCGCGATCGCCTGGACCGACTGCTGGAGCATGTGGTCGAGCTGCAGAGCCGTCTCCTCGAGCTCGCCGAGCGCGAGCGGGATACGGTCATGCCCATGGGCACGCACATGCAGCACGGGCAGGTGGCGACGGTGGGTCACTATCTGCTCGGCGTCGTCAACCAGCTGCAGCGCGACGGCACGCGCCTGCTCGCCGCCTATCACACGGTGAACCACTGCACTCTCGGTTGCGGGGCGCTTGCCGGCTCCTCCTATCCCATCGACCGCGAACGGGTTGCGGAGCTGCTCGGCTTCGAGGGCATCGTCGAGAACACCAACGACTGCGTGGGCACCGGTGACTACGCGCTGGAGACCGCCGCCGCGGTGGCGAATCTCATGATCGGCGTCAGCCGGCTGTGCCAGGATCTCTACACTTGGCACACCCAGGAATTTGCCTATCTGGTGATCGGGGACGACTACTCCGGTTCCAGCAGCCTGATGCCGCAGAAAAAGAACCCCTATCCGTTCGAGTACATCCGCTCGCAGGCGGCCCATGCCGTCGGCCAGATGACTGGCCTGTTCACCACGCTGCATAACACCAACTTCCAGGACATCAAGGACGTGGAGGAGGGGCTGCCGCCGGTGAGCTTCCAGCAGCTGGACGAGAGCATCCAGTCCGTTCGGCTGCTGGCCGGCGTGCTCACCACCGCGGAGTTCGATGCCCAGGCCATGCGCCGCGAGGCGGCGAAGCACTTCGCCACGGCCACCGAGCTGGCCTCGGTGATCCACCGCGCCACCGAGCATTCCTACCGCACCGCCCACCGCATCGTCGGCCATCTGGTGTTGCTGGCTTTGAAACAGGGGCTGACCGCCGACCAGGTGGACCTCGAGCTGGTGCAGCAGGCGTCCCGGGACGTCACCGGCGCGCCCATCGCCATTGACGAGGCGGCGGTCCGCGGCGCGCTCGATCCGGAGGCGTTCGTGCAGGCGCACACCGTCCGCGGCGGGCCGGCGCCGGAGCCGATGCGGGAAGGGCTCTCGTCGGCGCGCGCGGCAGTCCGCGAGCTGGCGGAGCAGAAGCAGGCTCTGCGGCAGCGTCGAATCGGAGCGGCGGACCGGCTGGCAGAGCGGGTCAAGGCACTGGCGGGCTGA
- the sdhC gene encoding succinate dehydrogenase, cytochrome b556 subunit has protein sequence MSAGRAARVAARSHPAYIAFVLHRVSGVALTLFLPLHFWALSQALNGAEALDGFLAWADRPLLKFAETGLVLMLSLHLAGGLRLLALELLAWREWQKSLAAVGAGASLAVTLVFALRLV, from the coding sequence ATGAGCGCTGGCCGTGCCGCACGCGTCGCCGCCCGCAGCCATCCGGCGTACATCGCCTTTGTGCTGCACCGTGTCTCCGGCGTGGCGCTGACGCTGTTCCTGCCGCTGCATTTCTGGGCCCTGTCCCAGGCGCTGAACGGTGCCGAGGCCCTGGACGGTTTCCTGGCCTGGGCCGACCGGCCCCTGCTCAAGTTTGCCGAGACCGGGCTGGTGCTGATGCTCTCGCTGCACCTTGCAGGCGGGCTGCGGCTGCTCGCGCTGGAACTGCTGGCCTGGCGCGAATGGCAGAAGAGCCTGGCCGCTGTTGGCGCCGGTGCCAGTCTGGCCGTCACCCTTGTCTTTGCCCTGAGGCTCGTCTAG
- a CDS encoding tripartite tricarboxylate transporter permease — MIEDLVAGSAAIFRIEALALIVAGTAVGLFVGSVPGLTATMSLALLVPFTFTMDPLNGLVLLGAVYVASMYGGAYTAILINTPGTPGAIATTLDGFPMAQQGRAELAILVTTLASVIGGVISVVVVIMLAPPLTALAIRFGPAEYFWIAVLGLSLIAGLSTGSLMKGLLGGAIGILLGTIGVSPIGGESRFLFGLSSLQGGVNLLVALIGLFAIPELIRLTATAKKSVSFDYTRGRERLANVVRETCGRPLNVIRSSLIGVVIGIIPGAGNNVAGLVAYSEAKRAARDPDSFGKGNVAGVVASESSNNAAVAGSVVPLLTLGVPGSPPAAVMLGALMLHGIRPGTALFAESGDLAYGFILSLGVAALALLPVGLMGGRIIFRAVASMPLAYLVPVIGFMTILGAYSMRNSIVDVFIMLGLGIFAYAVREIGIQPAPIALGLILGPIAENGFSQAMLMGGARYDFAVLALFDSLLSWVLIVLVLATLVWPYLQARRGRPVPVAGGE; from the coding sequence GTGATTGAGGATCTCGTAGCCGGCTCTGCCGCGATCTTCCGCATCGAGGCATTGGCGCTCATCGTGGCGGGTACTGCGGTCGGCTTGTTCGTCGGCTCGGTGCCGGGGCTCACCGCAACCATGTCGCTCGCCCTTCTGGTGCCTTTTACCTTCACGATGGACCCGCTGAACGGCCTTGTCCTGCTCGGGGCGGTTTATGTGGCGTCCATGTATGGAGGCGCCTACACGGCCATTCTGATCAACACGCCGGGCACGCCCGGGGCCATCGCGACCACGCTGGACGGCTTCCCGATGGCGCAGCAGGGCCGGGCCGAGCTGGCCATTCTGGTCACCACGCTGGCGTCCGTGATCGGGGGGGTGATCAGCGTCGTGGTCGTGATCATGCTCGCGCCGCCCCTCACTGCGCTGGCCATCCGGTTCGGCCCCGCGGAGTATTTCTGGATAGCGGTCCTCGGGCTCAGTCTGATCGCGGGGCTGTCCACTGGCTCCCTGATGAAAGGGCTGCTGGGCGGGGCCATCGGGATACTGCTCGGCACCATCGGCGTCTCGCCGATCGGCGGCGAGTCGCGATTCCTGTTCGGCCTCTCGTCCCTGCAGGGTGGCGTCAATCTGCTGGTGGCGCTCATCGGACTGTTCGCCATCCCCGAGCTCATCCGGCTCACGGCGACGGCGAAGAAGTCCGTCAGCTTCGACTACACGCGGGGTCGGGAACGACTCGCCAACGTCGTGCGCGAAACCTGCGGCCGGCCGCTTAACGTCATCCGTTCCTCCCTGATCGGGGTGGTCATCGGCATCATTCCGGGGGCCGGCAACAACGTGGCTGGCCTGGTTGCCTACAGCGAGGCCAAACGGGCCGCGCGCGATCCGGACTCGTTCGGGAAGGGTAACGTCGCCGGCGTGGTGGCCTCGGAATCGAGCAACAACGCCGCGGTGGCCGGCAGCGTGGTGCCCTTGCTGACGCTGGGCGTGCCCGGCTCGCCGCCGGCGGCCGTCATGCTCGGCGCGCTGATGCTCCACGGCATTCGTCCCGGAACCGCGCTGTTCGCCGAGAGCGGTGATCTTGCCTATGGCTTCATCCTGTCCCTGGGTGTGGCCGCTCTGGCGCTGCTGCCCGTCGGTCTCATGGGCGGGCGCATCATTTTCCGCGCGGTGGCTTCCATGCCGCTGGCCTATCTGGTGCCGGTTATCGGATTCATGACCATCCTCGGGGCCTATTCGATGCGCAACAGCATCGTCGACGTGTTCATCATGCTGGGGCTGGGGATATTCGCCTATGCGGTCCGGGAGATCGGCATTCAGCCGGCGCCCATTGCGCTCGGCCTGATCCTCGGCCCGATCGCGGAGAACGGATTCAGCCAGGCCATGCTGATGGGCGGCGCGCGGTACGACTTCGCCGTGCTGGCCCTGTTCGACAGCCTACTGTCGTGGGTCCTCATCGTCCTGGTGCTGGCGACGCTGGTGTGGCCCTATCTGCAGGCGCGACGCGGGCGTCCGGTGCCAGTCGCCGGAGGGGAATGA
- a CDS encoding Bug family tripartite tricarboxylate transporter substrate binding protein: protein MFRNACSSSVAIGIGAALGLALASGAATAQYPERPVTYVNPFSPGGECDIAMRMIQPKLEERLGVDVPIEYHEGGGGAVGWAHVADQAPDGYTIACFSIPHIIAQPLARDPGYETDDLELIYTYQSNPQVLVVRDDSPYENLEDFIADASENPGSITVGGTGTASGNHLGAVRLMQAADIELTWIPFPGTGPTIPALEGGHVGALMTNSTVAHQNSDKFRALAVASEDRLPFMQDVPTFRELGYDIQEAIHRGVLAPAGFPDEAKQLLAEHLDEITGELAPRMEEMGHFVEYLGPEESAELVERLQPEYRQLLDDIGMLD, encoded by the coding sequence ATGTTCCGGAATGCATGTTCCAGCAGTGTTGCCATAGGTATCGGTGCCGCCCTTGGGCTGGCGCTGGCGAGTGGGGCGGCGACGGCCCAGTACCCCGAACGGCCGGTTACCTACGTCAATCCGTTCAGTCCGGGGGGCGAATGCGATATCGCCATGCGGATGATCCAGCCCAAGCTGGAAGAGCGCCTCGGGGTGGACGTGCCCATTGAGTACCACGAGGGCGGCGGCGGCGCCGTGGGCTGGGCCCATGTTGCGGACCAGGCGCCGGATGGCTACACGATTGCGTGCTTCAGTATCCCCCACATCATCGCCCAGCCGCTGGCACGGGACCCGGGCTACGAGACAGACGACCTCGAGCTCATCTACACCTACCAGTCCAATCCTCAGGTGCTTGTCGTCCGTGACGACAGCCCATACGAGAACCTCGAGGACTTCATCGCGGACGCCTCGGAGAATCCGGGCTCGATCACGGTGGGTGGCACGGGTACGGCCAGTGGCAATCACCTCGGGGCGGTGCGGCTGATGCAGGCGGCCGACATCGAGCTGACCTGGATCCCGTTCCCGGGCACCGGCCCGACGATTCCCGCCCTGGAGGGGGGGCATGTGGGCGCCCTCATGACGAACTCGACCGTCGCGCATCAGAACAGCGACAAGTTCCGGGCGCTCGCGGTGGCCTCCGAGGACCGCCTGCCGTTCATGCAGGATGTGCCGACCTTCCGTGAGCTCGGCTACGACATCCAGGAAGCCATCCATCGGGGCGTTCTGGCACCGGCTGGCTTCCCGGACGAGGCCAAGCAGCTGCTCGCCGAGCATCTCGACGAGATCACCGGGGAGCTCGCCCCGCGCATGGAGGAGATGGGCCATTTCGTCGAGTATCTCGGCCCGGAAGAGAGCGCGGAGCTGGTCGAGCGCCTGCAGCCGGAGTACCGGCAGCTCCTGGACGATATCGGGATGCTCGATTGA
- a CDS encoding S-(hydroxymethyl)glutathione dehydrogenase/class III alcohol dehydrogenase — translation MKSRAAVAWEPGQPLEIEEVEVGGPREGEVLVRNVATGVCHTDAFTLSGADPEGNFPAILGHEGGAVVEEVGPGVRSLTVGDHVIPLYVPECGECKFCRSGRTNLCGAIRTTQGKGVMPDGTSRFSARGRTLHHFMGTSTFSEYTVLPEISVVKVRKEAPLDRVCLLGCGITTGIGAVLNTAKVRPGSTVAIFGLGGVGLSAIQGAVLARAERIIAIDINPDKFIFARQLGATDCVNPKEHSAPIQEVIVGMTDGGVDYSFEAIGNVATMRAALECCHKGWGESTIIGVAGAGEEISTRPFQLVTGRVWRGSAFGGVKGRSELPGYVDGYLEGRINIDDFVTHTMGLEAINHAFELMHEGRSIRSVIRFDD, via the coding sequence ATGAAGTCACGTGCCGCCGTCGCCTGGGAGCCGGGACAGCCCCTGGAGATCGAGGAAGTCGAGGTGGGCGGGCCGCGGGAGGGCGAGGTTCTCGTGCGCAACGTCGCCACCGGAGTCTGCCACACGGACGCCTTCACCCTCTCCGGGGCCGATCCGGAGGGGAATTTCCCGGCCATCCTGGGGCACGAAGGCGGTGCCGTGGTCGAGGAGGTCGGCCCCGGAGTGCGCTCACTCACCGTGGGCGATCACGTCATCCCGCTGTACGTCCCGGAATGCGGCGAGTGCAAGTTCTGCCGCTCGGGCCGCACCAACCTCTGCGGGGCCATCCGCACTACCCAGGGCAAGGGCGTGATGCCGGACGGAACCAGCCGCTTCAGCGCCCGCGGCCGGACGCTGCATCACTTCATGGGCACCTCGACTTTTTCCGAGTACACCGTGCTGCCGGAGATCTCGGTGGTGAAGGTGCGCAAGGAGGCGCCCCTGGACCGCGTCTGCCTGCTCGGCTGCGGGATCACCACCGGCATCGGCGCGGTGCTCAACACCGCGAAGGTCCGGCCCGGGTCGACGGTGGCCATCTTCGGCCTCGGCGGCGTCGGGCTCTCGGCGATTCAGGGTGCGGTACTGGCCAGGGCGGAACGCATCATCGCCATCGACATCAATCCGGACAAGTTCATCTTCGCGCGCCAGCTCGGCGCCACCGACTGCGTGAACCCGAAGGAGCACTCGGCGCCGATCCAGGAGGTGATCGTCGGGATGACCGACGGCGGCGTGGACTACTCCTTCGAGGCCATCGGCAACGTCGCCACCATGCGGGCGGCGCTGGAGTGCTGTCACAAGGGCTGGGGCGAATCGACCATCATCGGCGTCGCCGGCGCCGGCGAGGAGATCAGCACCCGCCCGTTCCAGCTGGTGACCGGCCGGGTCTGGCGCGGCTCCGCCTTCGGCGGCGTCAAGGGCCGCAGTGAGCTGCCGGGCTATGTGGACGGCTACCTGGAGGGTCGTATCAACATCGACGACTTCGTCACCCACACCATGGGGCTCGAGGCCATCAACCACGCCTTCGAGCTCATGCACGAGGGGCGCAGCATTCGCAGCGTGATCCGGTTCGACGACTGA
- the fghA gene encoding S-formylglutathione hydrolase produces MTLEPVAESRCFEGRVARYRHRSEVLDCEMTSGIYLPPQAERRPVPVLYWLSGLTCTDENFMHKAGAQRVAAELGMAIVCPDTSPRGTDLPGEHESYDLGSGAGFYVNATQAPWSAHYRMYDYVVEELPAVVESRLPIGPARAISGHSMGGHGALICALREPRRYLSVSAFSPVVNPTEVPWGQKAFSHYLGDDPADWREWDACALIRERGSALPLRVEQGEADGFLGEQLQPERLAEACREAGVTLDLRERPGYDHSYYFIATFIDHHLRYHARALGIG; encoded by the coding sequence ATGACGCTGGAACCGGTGGCCGAGAGCCGTTGCTTCGAGGGCCGCGTGGCTCGCTACCGGCATCGCTCCGAGGTGCTGGACTGCGAGATGACCTCCGGCATCTATCTGCCGCCGCAGGCTGAGCGCAGGCCGGTGCCCGTGCTCTACTGGCTCTCGGGGCTGACCTGCACCGACGAGAACTTCATGCACAAGGCGGGCGCCCAGCGTGTGGCCGCCGAGCTGGGCATGGCCATCGTCTGCCCCGACACCAGCCCCCGCGGCACGGACCTGCCCGGGGAGCACGAGAGCTACGACCTCGGCTCCGGCGCGGGCTTTTACGTCAATGCGACCCAGGCCCCGTGGAGCGCCCACTACCGGATGTACGACTACGTGGTGGAGGAGCTGCCGGCAGTGGTGGAGTCGCGTCTGCCGATAGGGCCGGCGCGCGCCATCAGCGGTCACTCCATGGGCGGCCACGGTGCGCTGATCTGCGCCCTGCGCGAGCCGCGGCGGTATCTTTCGGTGTCGGCGTTCTCCCCGGTGGTCAATCCCACGGAGGTCCCCTGGGGGCAGAAGGCCTTCAGCCATTATCTCGGGGATGATCCGGCGGACTGGCGGGAGTGGGATGCCTGTGCGCTGATTCGCGAACGTGGCTCGGCGCTGCCGCTGCGGGTGGAGCAGGGGGAAGCCGACGGCTTCCTGGGCGAGCAGCTGCAGCCGGAGAGGCTTGCCGAGGCCTGCCGCGAGGCCGGTGTGACCCTGGACCTGCGGGAGCGCCCGGGCTACGACCACAGCTACTATTTCATCGCCACCTTCATCGACCACCACCTCCGCTACCACGCCCGGGCGCTGGGTATCGGCTGA
- a CDS encoding GlxA family transcriptional regulator, with translation MIESAPPEVALLAVSEATASTLHGAYDMLCSPGRDWPLLTTGAPGRSLLRPRIVSADGSPFRVSNGVQVAPHARIADCPRPAVVCVLELLVAPEQPLAGRYAREIDWLRDCYEAGALIGAACTGGLLLAEAGLLDGREATTHWAYCEALARRHPGVRVRPECALLSTGEGGRIVMAGGGTSWIDLVLLLVARLLGPDEAMRLARLHLVDWHDRGQLHFAALATRPQREDAVIADAQAWLACHYDAANPVRAVVARSGLAERSFKRRFARATGMAPIEYVHNLRVEEAKYLLETTADPVEAIANQVGYEEASFFGRLFRRRVGLTPAAYRRRFAGLRTRLAG, from the coding sequence ATGATCGAGAGCGCTCCCCCCGAAGTCGCACTGCTGGCGGTGTCCGAGGCCACGGCGTCCACCCTCCACGGCGCCTACGACATGCTCTGCTCGCCGGGACGCGACTGGCCGCTGCTGACCACCGGCGCTCCGGGGCGCTCACTGCTGCGGCCACGCATCGTCAGCGCCGACGGTTCGCCTTTTCGGGTGAGCAATGGCGTACAGGTGGCGCCCCACGCCCGCATCGCCGACTGCCCCCGTCCCGCCGTGGTCTGCGTGCTGGAGCTGCTGGTGGCCCCGGAGCAGCCGCTGGCCGGCCGCTATGCCCGTGAGATCGACTGGCTGCGGGACTGCTACGAGGCCGGGGCGCTCATCGGTGCAGCCTGCACGGGCGGTCTCCTGCTGGCCGAGGCAGGGCTGCTGGACGGCCGCGAGGCGACCACCCACTGGGCCTACTGTGAGGCCCTGGCCCGGCGCCACCCCGGGGTGAGGGTGCGCCCCGAGTGCGCGCTGCTGAGTACCGGTGAAGGGGGTCGAATCGTGATGGCCGGTGGCGGCACCTCCTGGATCGACCTAGTGCTGCTGCTGGTGGCGCGACTGCTCGGACCGGACGAGGCCATGCGCCTGGCCCGCCTGCATCTGGTGGACTGGCACGATCGCGGCCAGCTCCACTTCGCGGCACTGGCGACGCGCCCGCAGCGCGAGGATGCCGTGATCGCCGACGCCCAGGCCTGGCTTGCCTGCCACTACGACGCGGCCAACCCGGTGCGCGCGGTGGTGGCCCGGAGCGGGCTCGCCGAGCGCTCCTTCAAGCGCCGGTTCGCGCGCGCTACGGGGATGGCGCCCATTGAGTACGTGCACAACCTGCGGGTGGAGGAGGCGAAATACCTGCTGGAGACCACGGCAGATCCGGTGGAGGCCATCGCCAACCAGGTGGGCTACGAGGAGGCATCCTTCTTCGGCCGCCTGTTCCGGCGCCGCGTCGGGCTCACCCCGGCGGCCTACCGCCGCCGCTTCGCCGGGCTGCGCACGCGACTCGCCGGCTGA
- a CDS encoding methyltransferase domain-containing protein, protein MLSLLSLGHRTGLLRAMANAEPRTSEAIAEAAGLAERYVRECLNGLVAAGVVETDPATGHYWLPTAHAARVTDAEGANLAVYAQFLPMLGAIEDDIVAAFRTGEGVPYERYARFHEVMAEDSAQTVLPALIEHILPLAPGLTERLEAGIRVLDAGCGRGLALQLMARRFPRSEFLGYDLSAEAIEYARKSAQAEGLTNIRFEVRDLSDFDRTAEPGRYELVTTFDAIHDQARPAALLAGIRRSLAPDGVYIAQDIRSTSHAHRDRDNPMGAFLYAVSCHHCMPVSLAQGGEGLGTMWGRERALAYLRGAGFSDVQVHELPHDIQNDYFVCRP, encoded by the coding sequence ATGCTCAGCCTGCTCTCCCTCGGGCACCGCACCGGGCTGCTGCGGGCAATGGCCAACGCCGAGCCGCGAACCAGCGAGGCCATCGCCGAGGCGGCCGGTCTTGCGGAGCGCTATGTCCGCGAATGCCTGAACGGGCTCGTCGCCGCCGGCGTGGTGGAGACCGACCCCGCAACGGGGCACTACTGGCTGCCCACCGCCCACGCGGCGCGCGTCACCGACGCCGAGGGCGCCAACCTCGCCGTCTACGCCCAGTTCCTGCCCATGCTCGGCGCCATCGAGGACGACATCGTCGCCGCCTTCCGCACCGGCGAGGGCGTGCCCTACGAGCGCTACGCCCGCTTCCACGAAGTCATGGCAGAGGACAGCGCCCAGACGGTGCTGCCGGCCCTGATCGAGCATATCCTGCCGCTGGCCCCGGGACTGACGGAACGGCTCGAGGCGGGCATCCGCGTGCTCGATGCCGGATGCGGTCGCGGGCTGGCGCTGCAGCTGATGGCGCGGCGTTTCCCCCGCAGCGAATTTCTGGGCTACGACCTTTCGGCGGAGGCCATCGAGTATGCCCGCAAGTCCGCCCAGGCGGAGGGCCTGACGAACATCCGCTTCGAGGTGCGCGACCTGAGTGACTTCGACCGCACGGCGGAGCCCGGGCGCTACGAGCTTGTCACCACCTTCGACGCGATCCATGACCAGGCGCGACCTGCCGCCCTGCTGGCGGGCATCCGCCGCAGCCTCGCCCCGGACGGGGTGTACATCGCCCAGGACATCCGCAGCACGAGCCACGCCCATCGCGACCGCGACAACCCCATGGGCGCGTTCCTCTACGCCGTGTCCTGCCACCACTGCATGCCGGTGTCACTGGCCCAGGGCGGCGAGGGGCTTGGCACCATGTGGGGGCGGGAGCGGGCCCTGGCCTACCTGCGCGGGGCCGGCTTCAGCGACGTCCAGGTCCACGAGCTGCCCCACGACATCCAGAACGACTACTTCGTCTGCCGGCCGTGA